The Phaenicophaeus curvirostris isolate KB17595 chromosome 15, BPBGC_Pcur_1.0, whole genome shotgun sequence genome window below encodes:
- the DOK3 gene encoding docking protein 3, with the protein MERPVKDGILYVQHCKFGKRSWRKMRAQLFAASPSGVARMEKFDVRDDGTALEKNSMRRCARRVIRLSDCVSVGPAATESCPKATSAFYLNTTEKSYVLAAEQRDEWITQLCQLAFQGTKEVTHGTTRTQPSPTVPMEENSLYSSWQDLTEFPVLVVQTDAAARCGLHGHYLLSALPQSLTLKDPQSRQPLLTWPYPFLRKFGQDQTIFSFEAGRRSDSGEGTFTFSTPRAPELCRAVGAAIACQQHGKDPPAPRLSAQSPESQPWGPEEPQPPPAPGGTQPASHPHAGLLRFSEPEPTGPIIYASIARGQRPLLGPGPGGEPWAAGRPPPEHLYENIFTAEPGPAGAREEEYEEEEEQEQEEAGRWEPGCRQAPEGQGSEAGPLYAPRAAPVPPEQRWGRPGNLRARLVRLLSRESPGPRDWA; encoded by the exons ATGGAGAGACCGGTGAAGGATGGGATCCTCTATGTGCAGCACTGCAAGTTTGGAAAG AGGTCCTGGAGGAAGATGCGAGCCCAGCTCTTTGCCGCCAGTCCCTCCGGCGTGGCCCGCATGGAGAAGTTCGACGTGCGGGATGACGGCACAGCCCTGGAGAAGAACTCCATGCGGCGCTGTGCCCGCCGGGTGATCCGCCTCTCGGACTGCGTCTCCGTGGGCCCGGCGGCCACAGAGAGCTGCCCCAAAGCCACCTCTGCCTTCTACCTCAACACCACGGAGAAGAGCTATGTGCTGGCAGCTGAGCAGCGGGATGAATGGATCACCCAGCTCTGCCAGTTGGCCTTCCAG GGCACAAAGGAGGTGACACACGGCACTACCAGGAcgcagcccagccccactgtcCCCATGGAGGAGAACTCCCTCTACTCCTCCTGGCAGGACT TGACCGAATTCCCGGTGTTAGTGGTGCAGACGGACGCGGCCGCCCGCTGTGGGCTGCACGGGCACTACCTGCTCTCGGCCCTTCCCCAGAGCCTGACGCTGAAGGACCCGCAGTCCCGCCAGCCCCTGCTCACCTGGCCCTACCCCTTCCTCCGCAAGTTTGGCCAGGACCAG ACCATCTTCTCCTTCGAGGCCGGCCGCCGCAGCGACTCCGGCGAAGGCACCTTCACCTTCAGCACCCCGCGAGCCCCCGAGCTCTGCCGAGCCGTGGGTGCCGCCATCGCCTGCCAGCAGCACGGCAAGGACCCTCCGGCCCCCCGGCTCTCTGCGCAGAGCCCCGAGTCCCAGCCCTGGGGTCCCGAGGAGCCCCAGCCCCCTCCGGCCCCGGGGGGGACGCAGCCTGCCTCCCACCCCCACGCCGGCCTTCTCCGCTTCTCCGAGCCCGAGCCCACCGGCCCCATCATCTACGCCTCCATCGCCCGGGGCCAGCGGCCTCTCctggggccggggccggggggcgaGCCCTGGGCTGCGGGGAGGCCGCCCCCCGAGCATCTCTACGAGAACATCTTCACGGCCGAGCCGGGGCCCGCCGGGGCGCGGGAGGAGGAgtacgaggaggaggaggagcaggagcaggaggaggcagggcgGTGGGAGCCGGGGTGCCGGCAGGCTCCCGAGGGCCAGGGCAGCGAGGCGGGGCCCCTCTACGCCCCCCGAGCCGCGCCGGTGCCCCCGGAGCAGCGCTGGGGCCGCCCGGGCAACCTCCGCGCTCGCTTGGTGCGGCTGCTAAGCCGGGAGAGCCCCGGCCCGCGGGACTGGGCCTGA